The Sphingomonas sp. NBWT7 nucleotide sequence TCGGCCCCCGGCCATGTTCGCTTCGTCGGGTTCCAGGACCGGAGCTCCGTCATGCGCATCGTGGCGGCGGCTCGGGCGCTAATCGTGCCCTCGATCTGGTATGAGCCCTTCGGTCTCGTTACCGCAGAAGCGATGGCGCTTGGGACGCCGGTGATCGCGGCCCGGATCGGCGCGCTCGCCACGATCGTGCGGGATGGCATCAACGGTCTTCACTTCACCGCAGGGGACGCCGCCGACCTTGGCCAACTCGTCCGGAAGTCCTTTGCCGCGCCTGATCTGCTGCCGCGGCTCGGCGCCGGTGCGCGCGCAACGTGGAAGAGCAGCATGTCCCCGGATCAAAACCTCGCTCTGCTGTTGTCGATCTACCGCGAGGCGATCGCGTCACGTGGCTCGCAGGATGGCGACCGTGACGTCTAAGCGGCGATTAATCGCGACGTTCGTCACGCGCATCCTGACCCACTATCGCATTCCGTTTCACGAACAGGTGCGCGAGGCACTCGATGCAAACGGGATAGACTACCGACTGATTCACGGCCAGCCCGACAGCTCCGAAGCAGCGAAGGGCGATCTCGCGACGCTGCCCTGGGCGCAGTCGGTCGAAAACCGCCCGATCATGGATCGCGGCAAGCTGGTGTGGCAGCCGGTATGGCACGAAGCGATGGCCAGCAACCTCGTCGTGCTCGGCCAGGAGAACCAGCTGCTAGTCAATTATCCGCTGCAACTATTTCCCCCCCGCATGCGGCCACGGCTGGCGCTATGGGGCCACGGGCGCAACTTCCAGGCGCGCAATCCGAAGTCGCGGGCGGAACAATGGAAGCGTTTCTGGGCAACTCGGTGCGACTGGTGGTTCGCCTACACCGACGAGAGTCGCCGCCACGTCGAGTCGCTGGGCTTCCCGCCGGAGCGCATTACCGTCTTCAACAACGCGGTGGACACGGGCGGATTGCAGCGGCTCGCGGCGGTGGTCCACAAGGCGGAGATCGCCGAGCTGCGCGCGCGCCTGGG carries:
- a CDS encoding glycosyltransferase family 4 protein, giving the protein MATVTSKRRLIATFVTRILTHYRIPFHEQVREALDANGIDYRLIHGQPDSSEAAKGDLATLPWAQSVENRPIMDRGKLVWQPVWHEAMASNLVVLGQENQLLVNYPLQLFPPRMRPRLALWGHGRNFQARNPKSRAEQWKRFWATRCDWWFAYTDESRRHVESLGFPPERITVFNNAVDTGGLQRLAAVVHKAEIAELRARLGIHGDTVAIFVGGLYPEKRLDFLVAAADLVRGQIPNFTLVVVGGGVDNAKLEALATTRPWLIVAGPRFGREKAALMQMAKLFLMPGLLGLAVLDAGVMGLPVVTTSYPWHSPEIAYLRDGETGVIVEPWEDAEAYATAVVALLTNEAARSAMSSSARRYAGAFTIEAMAERFAAGIAAALAAPKRRD